The Streptomyces sp. NBC_01244 genome contains a region encoding:
- a CDS encoding molybdopterin-dependent oxidoreductase translates to MSINRRTVQRGTLAAASGLLAGYTALAAAELTASLVRPQAGPVTVIGGAAIDRTPAALKDFAIRTFGENDKLVLQLGILATVGLLAALLGMFALRHRRTGAAGVLAFGALGAAAALSRPDAAGAADVLPSPVGAAAGALVLYLLVGKVGGPTARPSGADGAPPDTSAETSAGTSTVASPDDSTDDSTGPSAVPSPAWNRRGFLLAAGITAVASTGAGALGRALTGRRGQGATASRAAVRLPAPASPAPPIPAGADLRIPVVSAFTTPNKEFYRVDTALVVPKVDTDTWRLRIHGKGVSRPRSYSFAELLQRPLIERDITLTCVSNEVGGPYAGSARWLGVRLSDLLREAGVRPPSRGGRADQLIARSVDAMTLGTPVEEVMDGRDAMLAVAMNGEPLPFEHGFPVRMVVPGLYGYVSACKWIREIELTTFDSYDPYWVKRGWARRAPIKTQARIDTPKPFARIPAGTVTVAGVAWAQHRGIERVEVQVDDGPWQEASLAAQATTDTWRQWSFDWKAAPGGHRLTVRATDGRGEVQTELRTRTIPDGASGRHGVFATVG, encoded by the coding sequence GTGAGCATCAACCGAAGGACAGTCCAGCGCGGCACCCTCGCCGCGGCGAGCGGCCTGCTGGCGGGTTACACGGCACTGGCCGCCGCCGAGCTGACCGCGTCCCTGGTGCGTCCTCAGGCGGGACCGGTCACGGTGATCGGCGGGGCTGCCATCGACCGCACTCCGGCTGCGCTCAAGGACTTCGCCATCCGCACCTTCGGCGAGAACGACAAGCTGGTCCTCCAACTCGGCATCCTCGCCACCGTCGGCCTCCTGGCGGCCCTGCTGGGGATGTTCGCCCTGCGCCACCGCCGTACGGGCGCGGCCGGTGTACTGGCCTTCGGCGCCCTCGGCGCGGCGGCGGCCCTCAGCCGGCCCGACGCGGCCGGAGCGGCGGACGTACTGCCCTCGCCGGTGGGGGCCGCGGCCGGGGCGCTGGTGCTGTACCTGCTGGTGGGGAAGGTGGGCGGCCCCACCGCCCGGCCCTCGGGAGCGGACGGCGCACCGCCGGACACGTCGGCGGAGACATCCGCGGGCACGTCGACGGTGGCCTCGCCGGACGACTCGACGGACGACTCGACGGGCCCTTCGGCCGTCCCGTCCCCCGCCTGGAACCGCCGGGGCTTCCTCCTCGCGGCAGGGATCACCGCGGTGGCCTCCACCGGCGCCGGCGCCCTCGGCCGGGCCCTGACCGGCCGCCGAGGCCAGGGCGCCACCGCCTCCCGCGCCGCCGTACGTCTGCCCGCTCCCGCTTCGCCGGCCCCGCCGATCCCGGCCGGGGCGGACCTGCGGATTCCCGTGGTCAGCGCCTTCACCACACCGAACAAGGAGTTCTACCGTGTCGACACCGCCCTCGTGGTCCCCAAGGTGGACACCGACACCTGGCGGCTGCGCATCCACGGCAAGGGGGTCTCCCGCCCGCGCTCCTACTCCTTCGCCGAACTCCTCCAACGCCCGCTGATCGAACGGGACATCACGCTCACCTGCGTGTCGAACGAAGTCGGCGGCCCCTACGCGGGCTCCGCGCGCTGGCTCGGCGTACGCCTGTCGGACCTGTTGCGTGAGGCGGGCGTGCGGCCGCCGTCGCGCGGCGGCCGGGCCGACCAGCTGATCGCTCGCTCGGTGGACGCGATGACGCTGGGCACTCCCGTCGAGGAAGTCATGGACGGCCGGGACGCGATGCTGGCCGTCGCCATGAACGGCGAGCCGCTCCCCTTCGAGCACGGCTTCCCGGTCCGGATGGTCGTCCCCGGTCTCTACGGCTACGTCTCCGCCTGCAAGTGGATCCGGGAGATCGAGCTCACCACCTTCGACTCCTACGACCCGTACTGGGTCAAGCGCGGCTGGGCCCGCCGGGCGCCGATCAAGACACAGGCACGGATCGACACCCCCAAGCCCTTCGCCCGGATCCCGGCCGGGACCGTGACGGTGGCCGGGGTGGCGTGGGCCCAGCACCGCGGCATCGAACGGGTCGAGGTCCAGGTCGACGACGGGCCCTGGCAGGAGGCCTCGCTCGCGGCGCAGGCGACCACCGACACCTGGCGCCAGTGGTCCTTCGACTGGAAGGCCGCGCCCGGCGGTCACCGTCTGACGGTCCGCGCCACGGACGGCCGCGGCGAGGTCCAGACCGAGCTGCGGACCCGGACCATCCCGGACGGCGCGAGCGGCCGGCACGGCGTGTTCGCCACGGTCGGCTGA
- a CDS encoding fasciclin domain-containing protein: MNILRFRRTALAVATAAVLPFALAACSDSDSGKDAAAGSTAEASADASSPAADASAPMTVDGPFGAACAGVPKEGAGSFDGMAKDPVATAASNNPALSTLVAAVKQAGLVDTLNNAKDITVFAPTNDAFAKIPKADLDKVLADKATLTKILTYHVVGQKLTPKQLENGSFPTLETGKVTTTGSGLSYQVNGTSNVVCGNVPTANATVYIVDTVLMPK; encoded by the coding sequence ATGAACATCCTTCGCTTCCGCCGTACCGCCCTCGCCGTCGCCACGGCAGCCGTACTGCCCTTCGCGCTGGCCGCCTGCTCCGACTCCGACTCCGGCAAGGACGCGGCCGCCGGTTCGACCGCCGAAGCGAGTGCGGACGCCTCCTCCCCCGCGGCGGACGCCTCGGCGCCGATGACGGTGGACGGGCCCTTCGGCGCCGCGTGCGCCGGTGTCCCGAAGGAGGGTGCGGGCTCCTTCGACGGGATGGCCAAGGACCCGGTCGCCACCGCCGCGTCCAACAACCCGGCCCTGTCCACCCTGGTGGCGGCCGTCAAGCAGGCCGGCCTCGTCGACACCCTCAACAACGCCAAGGACATCACCGTGTTCGCACCGACCAACGACGCCTTCGCCAAGATCCCGAAGGCCGACCTCGACAAGGTCCTCGCCGACAAGGCCACCCTCACCAAGATCCTCACCTACCACGTCGTCGGCCAGAAGCTCACCCCGAAGCAGCTCGAGAACGGCTCCTTCCCCACCCTGGAGACCGGCAAGGTCACCACCACCGGCTCGGGCCTGTCCTACCAGGTCAACGGCACGTCCAACGTCGTCTGCGGCAACGTCCCCACCGCCAACGCCACCGTCTACATCGTCGACACCGTCCTGATGCCCAAGTAG
- a CDS encoding RDD family protein, producing MSFGDPNNPYGQQQPPQGQPGYPQQAPQGVPPQYGYPQQPMGGVPPQQPYGAYPPAGMPGGMPPMPGTGMPPLAHWGLRVGATLLDGLITVGPMYALGFIDLAMSDDAGASGPGVFFMIGMLYALGMGIFQLYKEGATGQSIGKKVVGISVRREADGNVLGFGMAFVRKLAHFLDGIACYIGYLWPLWDEKKQTFADKVCSTVVIVVPKG from the coding sequence ATGAGCTTCGGCGACCCGAACAACCCCTACGGCCAGCAGCAGCCCCCGCAGGGTCAGCCCGGCTACCCGCAGCAGGCACCGCAGGGTGTTCCCCCGCAGTACGGCTACCCGCAGCAGCCCATGGGCGGCGTCCCCCCGCAGCAGCCGTACGGTGCGTACCCGCCGGCCGGGATGCCGGGTGGCATGCCGCCCATGCCGGGCACCGGAATGCCGCCGCTGGCGCACTGGGGCCTGCGCGTCGGCGCGACCCTCCTCGACGGTCTGATCACCGTGGGACCGATGTACGCCCTCGGCTTCATCGACCTCGCCATGAGCGATGACGCGGGCGCCTCCGGGCCGGGCGTCTTCTTCATGATCGGCATGCTCTACGCCCTCGGCATGGGCATCTTCCAGCTCTACAAGGAAGGCGCGACCGGCCAGTCGATCGGCAAGAAGGTCGTCGGGATCAGCGTGCGCCGCGAGGCCGACGGCAACGTCCTCGGCTTCGGCATGGCCTTCGTCCGCAAGCTGGCGCACTTCCTCGACGGCATCGCCTGCTACATCGGCTACCTGTGGCCGCTGTGGGACGAGAAGAAGCAGACCTTCGCCGACAAGGTGTGCAGCACCGTCGTCATCGTGGTGCCCAAGGGCTGA
- a CDS encoding S1 family peptidase, with protein MNKPLAGAAFALLLAGAAASPAVAQAPRDAVAPAVAVNFAGTVALSNCSGSVVRVPNSLPTDPALVLSNGHCLESGMPAAGQVVKDKASSRSFSLLNASGSKVATLRASKISYATMTDTDISIYQLTKTYAQISSQYGINALTLNDAHPVQGTSIKVVSGYWKRTYSCNVDGFAYRLKEGEWTWKDSLRYTSSCNTIGGTSGSPVIDTTTGKVVAVNNTGNEDGGSCTLNNPCEVSESGAVTVRQGINYAQQTYIIVPCVGPGNAIDLGRPGCTLPKP; from the coding sequence ATGAACAAGCCTCTCGCCGGCGCCGCGTTCGCCCTGCTCCTCGCCGGAGCGGCGGCCTCGCCGGCCGTGGCCCAGGCACCCCGGGACGCGGTCGCACCGGCCGTCGCGGTCAACTTCGCCGGAACCGTCGCGCTCAGCAACTGCTCAGGCTCCGTCGTCCGCGTGCCGAACTCGCTGCCCACCGACCCCGCGCTCGTCCTGTCCAACGGCCACTGTCTGGAGTCCGGCATGCCGGCGGCCGGACAGGTCGTCAAGGACAAGGCGTCCAGCCGCTCCTTCTCGCTGCTGAACGCCTCGGGCTCCAAGGTCGCGACGCTGCGCGCGAGCAAGATCTCGTACGCCACGATGACCGACACCGACATATCGATCTACCAACTGACCAAGACCTACGCGCAGATCAGCAGCCAGTACGGCATCAACGCGCTCACCCTGAACGACGCCCACCCGGTACAGGGCACCTCGATCAAGGTGGTGTCCGGGTACTGGAAGCGAACGTACAGCTGCAACGTCGACGGGTTCGCCTACCGCCTCAAGGAGGGGGAGTGGACCTGGAAGGACTCCCTGCGCTACACCTCGTCCTGCAACACCATCGGCGGCACCTCCGGCTCCCCGGTGATCGACACGACGACCGGCAAGGTGGTCGCCGTGAACAACACGGGCAACGAGGACGGCGGTTCGTGCACGCTGAACAACCCGTGCGAGGTGTCCGAGAGCGGCGCCGTCACCGTCCGGCAGGGCATCAACTACGCGCAGCAGACGTACATCATCGTCCCGTGCGTGGGCCCCGGCAACGCGATCGACCTGGGCCGCCCCGGCTGTACGCTCCCCAAGCCGTAG